From the genome of Streptomyces sp. NBC_01317, one region includes:
- a CDS encoding S1 family peptidase gives MTFKRLSPLGSISRRVRVLAVASGLVTVAALAAPTAIAQPAPVAPLATQLATATAGVSSAAVVGSAWYTDAASGKVVVTVDSTVSAAEISEIKGSVPDDSKLTIKKTPGTFTPLIAGGQAIYAGGSRCSLGFNVRSGSTYYALTAGHCTNISANWYTNSAGTAALGTRAGTSFPGNDYGIIRLANASLADGRVSLYNGSYQEISSAGNASVGQRVTRSGSTTGVHTGTVQATNATVQYSQGAVSGLIQTNVCAEPGDSGGALFAGTVALGLTSGGSGNCSSGGTTFFQPVTEALSVYGVSIF, from the coding sequence GTGACCTTCAAGCGCCTTTCCCCCCTCGGCTCGATCTCCAGACGCGTCCGTGTTCTCGCGGTCGCCTCCGGTCTGGTGACCGTCGCCGCGCTTGCGGCCCCGACTGCTATCGCCCAGCCCGCCCCCGTCGCCCCCCTGGCGACCCAGCTCGCCACCGCCACCGCCGGGGTGAGCAGCGCCGCCGTCGTCGGTTCCGCCTGGTACACGGACGCCGCCTCCGGCAAGGTCGTCGTCACCGTGGACAGCACGGTCTCCGCCGCCGAGATATCGGAGATCAAGGGCTCCGTCCCGGACGACTCCAAGCTCACGATCAAGAAGACCCCCGGCACGTTCACCCCCCTCATCGCCGGCGGCCAGGCCATCTACGCCGGGGGCAGCCGCTGCTCCCTCGGCTTCAACGTCCGTAGCGGCAGCACGTACTACGCGCTGACCGCCGGGCACTGCACCAACATCAGCGCCAACTGGTACACCAACTCGGCGGGCACCGCGGCGCTCGGCACCCGCGCGGGCACCAGCTTCCCGGGCAACGACTACGGCATCATCCGTCTCGCCAACGCGTCGCTCGCCGACGGCCGGGTCTCCCTCTACAACGGCTCGTACCAGGAGATCTCGTCCGCCGGTAACGCCAGCGTCGGCCAGCGCGTGACCCGCAGTGGCTCCACCACCGGGGTCCACACCGGTACGGTCCAGGCCACCAACGCGACCGTCCAGTACTCCCAGGGCGCCGTGTCCGGTCTGATCCAGACCAACGTCTGCGCCGAGCCGGGCGACAGTGGCGGCGCGCTCTTCGCCGGCACCGTGGCGCTGGGCCTGACCTCCGGCGGCAGCGGCAACTGCTCCTCCGGCGGCACCACGTTCTTCCAGCCGGTCACGGAGGCCCTGAGCGTCTACGGCGTCAGCATCTTCTAA
- a CDS encoding sensor histidine kinase, producing the protein MTDMLLIALYAFLGAGVAGLLGALVLRLLRHRSVLVSLTVVAAATVVAMLGGTLAVAWAMFLSTHDLTVVTTVAAMAAVVSLATAMLLGRWVVARSHDLALAARSFGNGGSFAAPDGDSTAELSELGRELAATSAKLAASRERERALETSRRELVAWISHDLRTPLAGLRAMSEALEDGVVQDPDRYFRQIRAEVERLNSMVGDLFELSRIHAGALALAPTRMSVYDLVGEALAGVDPLAREHGVRLVGGSIEAVPVEVDGKEMTRVLANLLVNAIHRTPADGTVAVAAVRRADSVVLSVTDGCGGIPAEDLPRVFDTGWRGTQARTPPAGAGLGLAIVRGIVEAHAGRTAVHNVTGGCRFEVTLPAAAALG; encoded by the coding sequence ATGACCGACATGCTCCTCATCGCCCTGTACGCGTTCCTCGGCGCCGGCGTCGCGGGGCTGCTCGGCGCCCTCGTACTGCGGCTGCTGCGCCACCGCTCGGTGCTCGTCTCGCTGACCGTCGTCGCCGCCGCCACGGTGGTCGCGATGCTCGGGGGGACGCTCGCGGTCGCCTGGGCGATGTTCCTGTCGACCCACGACCTGACGGTCGTCACCACGGTCGCGGCGATGGCCGCGGTCGTCTCGCTCGCCACCGCGATGCTGCTGGGCCGCTGGGTGGTGGCCCGGAGCCACGACCTGGCGCTCGCCGCGCGTTCCTTCGGGAACGGGGGCAGCTTCGCCGCGCCGGACGGGGACTCCACCGCCGAACTGTCCGAGCTGGGCAGGGAGCTGGCCGCGACCAGCGCCAAGCTCGCCGCCTCCCGCGAGCGGGAGCGCGCCCTGGAGACCTCACGCCGTGAGCTGGTCGCCTGGATCTCGCACGACCTGCGGACCCCGCTCGCCGGGCTGCGCGCGATGTCGGAGGCGCTGGAGGACGGGGTGGTCCAGGACCCGGACCGCTACTTCCGGCAGATCAGGGCCGAGGTCGAGCGGCTGAACTCGATGGTCGGCGATCTCTTCGAGCTGTCCCGTATCCACGCCGGGGCGCTGGCCCTCGCACCGACCCGGATGTCGGTCTACGACCTGGTGGGGGAGGCGCTGGCGGGCGTGGACCCGCTCGCCAGGGAGCACGGTGTCCGGCTGGTCGGCGGGAGCATCGAGGCCGTACCGGTCGAGGTGGACGGCAAGGAGATGACCCGCGTCCTCGCCAATCTGCTCGTCAACGCCATCCACCGGACGCCCGCCGACGGCACGGTCGCGGTGGCGGCGGTGCGGCGTGCGGACTCCGTCGTGCTGTCCGTCACGGACGGCTGCGGGGGGATCCCGGCGGAGGACCTGCCCCGGGTGTTCGACACCGGCTGGCGGGGCACCCAGGCGCGTACGCCCCCGGCGGGCGCGGGGCTAGGGCTGGCGATCGTCCGGGGCATCGTGGAGGCCCACGCGGGCCGTACGGCCGTCCACAACGTCACGGGCGGCTGCCGCTTCGAGGTCACGCTGCCCGCGGCGGCGGCTCTCGGCTGA
- a CDS encoding response regulator transcription factor, producing the protein MHTILVVDDDPTVAEVVTGYLERAGFAVDRAADGPQALRLAAGKPPSLVLLDLMLPGMDGLEVCRRLRAAGPVPVIMLTARGDEDDRILGLEIGADDYVTKPFSPRELVLRVESVLRRGHAGRGASAGPELTVAGITLDPAARRVTKDGRVLSLTLREFDLLAHLMRHPGQAIAREQLMHDVWGWEFGDLSTVTVHVRRLRGKVEDDPAAPRLIRTVWGVGYRFDVPAEAPAEAPVDAPPAPVLPLSVTVTSATPAPVHSDGS; encoded by the coding sequence ATGCACACCATCCTGGTCGTCGACGACGATCCCACCGTCGCCGAGGTCGTCACCGGCTATCTGGAACGCGCGGGCTTCGCCGTCGACCGGGCCGCCGACGGGCCGCAGGCGCTGCGGCTCGCCGCCGGGAAACCGCCCTCTCTGGTGCTGCTCGACCTGATGCTGCCCGGGATGGACGGCCTGGAGGTGTGCCGCAGGCTGCGCGCGGCGGGGCCCGTACCGGTGATCATGCTCACCGCGCGCGGTGACGAGGACGACCGGATCCTCGGGCTGGAGATCGGCGCGGACGACTACGTCACCAAGCCGTTCAGCCCCCGCGAGCTGGTGCTGCGCGTCGAGTCCGTCCTGCGGCGCGGCCACGCCGGCCGGGGGGCGTCGGCCGGGCCCGAGCTGACCGTCGCCGGGATCACGCTGGACCCGGCGGCCCGCCGCGTCACCAAGGACGGCCGGGTGCTCTCGCTCACCCTCCGGGAGTTCGACCTACTCGCCCACCTCATGCGCCATCCGGGACAGGCCATCGCGCGGGAGCAGCTGATGCACGACGTGTGGGGGTGGGAGTTCGGCGATCTGTCGACGGTCACCGTGCACGTACGGAGGCTGCGCGGCAAGGTCGAGGACGATCCGGCGGCCCCGCGGCTGATCCGTACGGTCTGGGGGGTCGGCTACCGCTTCGACGTACCGGCGGAGGCGCCTGCGGAGGCACCGGTGGACGCACCTCCCGCTCCGGTGCTCCCCCTGTCCGTCACCGTGACATCCGCGACGCCCGCCCCCGTACATTCCGACGGGAGCTGA
- a CDS encoding VOC family protein, translating to MTPRLDATCLIVSDLAASLAFYRLLGLDIPADADTAPHVEVQLPGGTRVLWDTEDTVRSFDPGFTAPKGAGRIGLAFLCDSPAEVDATYASLTAAGHRGHLKPWDAVWGQRYAVVLDPDGCEVSLFASAA from the coding sequence ATGACTCCTCGACTCGACGCGACCTGCCTGATCGTCTCCGACCTGGCGGCCTCGCTCGCCTTCTACCGCCTCCTCGGCCTGGACATCCCGGCCGACGCGGACACCGCGCCCCATGTGGAAGTCCAGCTTCCGGGCGGTACGCGGGTCCTCTGGGACACGGAGGACACGGTCCGGTCCTTCGACCCGGGCTTCACGGCACCGAAGGGGGCCGGGCGGATCGGGCTCGCCTTCCTCTGCGACAGTCCCGCCGAGGTGGACGCCACGTACGCGTCGCTGACCGCCGCCGGGCACCGGGGCCACCTCAAGCCGTGGGACGCGGTCTGGGGACAGCGTTACGCGGTCGTCCTCGACCCGGACGGCTGCGAGGTCTCGCTCTTCGCCAGCGCAGCGTAG
- a CDS encoding DUF6597 domain-containing transcriptional factor, which translates to MYDERASRLDGAVVWTKTTQAAQASQAPQTKQTETGAGGTAERDPAETAPYPVLPDGCMDLLWIGGRLLVAGPDTRAHHSTVPGTGCAGVRFAPGTAPALLGVPAHELRDRRVELADLWSPAEVRRLTARLAAARDPATALEALALRRAAVAPAPDPLLRAVVAGLDAGRTVAATADAVGLGARRLHRRSLDAFGYGPKTLARVLRFQRALGFVRAGMPYAAAAAASGCADQAHLARETRELAGLTLGAYAALAKSETSQPSGSRTTA; encoded by the coding sequence ATGTACGACGAAAGGGCCTCGCGGCTGGACGGCGCCGTCGTCTGGACGAAGACGACGCAGGCCGCCCAGGCCTCGCAGGCCCCACAGACCAAGCAGACCGAGACAGGCGCGGGCGGTACGGCGGAGCGGGACCCGGCCGAGACCGCCCCGTACCCCGTACTCCCCGACGGCTGCATGGACCTGCTCTGGATCGGGGGCCGGCTGCTCGTCGCCGGGCCCGACACCCGGGCCCACCACTCCACCGTGCCCGGAACGGGCTGCGCCGGGGTGCGGTTCGCGCCCGGCACCGCCCCCGCCCTGCTCGGGGTGCCCGCGCACGAACTGCGCGACCGCCGCGTCGAACTGGCCGACCTGTGGTCCCCGGCGGAGGTACGGCGGCTCACCGCGCGCCTCGCGGCCGCCCGGGACCCGGCCACCGCGCTGGAGGCGCTCGCGCTGCGCCGCGCGGCCGTCGCTCCCGCGCCCGACCCCCTGCTGCGCGCAGTCGTCGCCGGGCTGGACGCGGGCCGTACCGTGGCCGCGACCGCCGACGCCGTCGGGCTCGGCGCCCGCCGGCTGCACCGCCGCTCGCTGGACGCCTTCGGGTACGGGCCCAAGACCCTCGCCCGCGTGCTCCGGTTCCAGCGCGCGCTTGGTTTCGTACGGGCGGGGATGCCGTACGCGGCGGCTGCCGCGGCCTCCGGGTGCGCGGACCAGGCGCATCTCGCGCGCGAGACCCGTGAGCTGGCGGGTCTCACCCTGGGCGCCTACGCTGCGCTGGCGAAGAGCGAGACCTCGCAGCCGTCCGGGTCGAGGACGACCGCGTAA
- a CDS encoding CU044_2847 family protein, with amino-acid sequence MTALMEFSTDSGARVMVEVDRDAPGARPVSRGNSLAQAGRTFDEALVGIRAAAESALAVFRDGPLKPDSVELEFGVKLMAEAGAVIAKSSAEGHLTVKLSWAPGSGGVPDGGAAPSAVADPTVADPTVADPTVAGSTVAGPTAPGPAGPTGS; translated from the coding sequence ATGACGGCACTGATGGAGTTCTCCACCGACAGCGGGGCGCGGGTGATGGTCGAGGTCGACCGTGACGCGCCGGGCGCGAGGCCGGTCAGCCGTGGCAACTCCCTCGCACAGGCGGGCCGTACGTTCGACGAGGCGCTGGTCGGGATCCGGGCGGCGGCCGAATCGGCCCTGGCGGTGTTCCGGGACGGGCCGCTGAAACCGGACTCCGTGGAGCTGGAGTTCGGGGTGAAGCTGATGGCGGAGGCCGGCGCGGTGATCGCCAAGAGCTCGGCGGAGGGCCATCTGACGGTGAAGCTGTCCTGGGCGCCGGGGTCCGGCGGGGTGCCGGACGGCGGGGCCGCGCCGTCCGCCGTGGCCGATCCGACCGTGGCCGATCCGACCGTCGCCGATCCGACCGTCGCCGGATCAACCGTCGCCGGACCGACCGCGCCCGGACCGGCCGGGCCCACCGGGTCGTGA
- a CDS encoding VMAP-C domain-containing protein translates to MRASPAWHARIDVEGAVEGSGFLVTEDTVLTCAHVVGRWPRAEVVFPGARGLGPVAAEVVARGAWAGGDTDPGDLAVLRLDRPVGIAPAVFARLGEPYATPPPKLVAYGFPHGYGEEGVQTELRATSHLLIQDEWAQLEYWRGYGQQADRGFSGAAVMMEASGEVAGMVVSQDAVTRNCRMIPARVLARHWAPLADRVPTHGCRREEKRRLRELVERARVAPGTPGALLREVSGARDFVLPVVEPDTLWAAVWYLLTETEPRPDRLPLADLAVHLVSYVDDETLGDELRAWARSHRGAHDRAPAPEVLSSGGSSPEKVPPEETSSEKVSSATARTGLASAEGTAGVSGTAGTGTGAGGTAGGGPAVPLLGSVEQPPRPALRATLSAPATPSTTPPVTPTVVPPPHVAPDPAPAPPLPFAPSPSWGPEPVPAPSPAPGPAPGPPGGTRHWSPILVEIRRSGADRNALLVEVSAYRHGHRRLVGEQRLAKRDVRAWVLDRIDDAFAELDTAGRELIAFALPRDWLNHPVDQWSARKGTRTPLGCVAPVVVMDHDRRTNPRLQFRLKKMWDVLDGRRESRIHRIACADAPAPGLLAVQLQDVAGPVALTRPPTAPDDRATHRAVLDAPAPIVLWPRTGCPGGGGEACGDACRGKVFLDSLAERLSLLAPGELPEHVFTLRKHAFGHEGPEPHWAADLSFVWDDPRWFPDVPRLTRSPVD, encoded by the coding sequence GTGAGAGCCTCTCCCGCCTGGCACGCGCGGATCGACGTCGAAGGCGCGGTGGAGGGATCCGGCTTCCTCGTCACCGAGGACACGGTCCTGACCTGTGCCCATGTGGTGGGCCGGTGGCCGCGCGCGGAGGTGGTCTTCCCCGGTGCGCGGGGGCTCGGCCCGGTGGCCGCCGAGGTGGTCGCGCGCGGGGCGTGGGCGGGCGGTGACACGGACCCGGGCGATCTCGCGGTGCTGCGGCTCGACCGGCCGGTGGGCATCGCCCCCGCCGTTTTCGCCCGGCTCGGCGAGCCGTACGCCACACCGCCGCCGAAGCTGGTCGCGTACGGCTTCCCCCACGGCTACGGGGAAGAGGGCGTGCAGACCGAACTGCGCGCCACCTCGCACCTGTTGATCCAGGACGAATGGGCGCAGCTGGAGTACTGGCGGGGCTACGGACAGCAGGCCGACCGGGGATTCAGCGGGGCCGCCGTGATGATGGAGGCGAGCGGTGAGGTGGCCGGGATGGTCGTCTCGCAGGACGCGGTCACCCGCAACTGCCGGATGATTCCCGCGCGGGTGCTCGCCCGCCACTGGGCCCCGCTGGCCGACCGGGTCCCGACCCACGGCTGTCGGCGGGAGGAGAAGCGGCGGCTGCGCGAGCTGGTCGAGCGGGCCCGCGTGGCCCCCGGCACCCCGGGGGCGCTCCTACGGGAGGTGTCCGGTGCGCGGGACTTCGTCCTGCCGGTGGTGGAGCCGGACACGCTGTGGGCGGCGGTCTGGTACCTGCTGACGGAGACTGAACCGCGGCCCGACCGGCTGCCCTTGGCGGACCTGGCCGTGCACCTGGTCTCGTACGTGGACGACGAGACGCTGGGGGACGAGCTGCGCGCCTGGGCACGGAGCCACCGGGGCGCCCACGACAGGGCTCCCGCACCGGAGGTGCTGTCGTCGGGCGGGTCGTCGCCGGAAAAGGTGCCGCCGGAAGAGACGTCGTCGGAAAAGGTCTCGTCGGCCACGGCGCGGACCGGCCTCGCCTCCGCCGAAGGTACGGCAGGCGTCAGTGGCACGGCAGGCACCGGCACAGGCGCCGGGGGTACGGCGGGTGGCGGCCCGGCCGTACCCCTGCTCGGTTCCGTGGAGCAGCCCCCGCGGCCGGCCCTCCGCGCGACCCTGTCCGCCCCCGCCACACCGTCCACCACACCGCCCGTCACGCCGACCGTCGTACCGCCGCCCCACGTCGCCCCAGACCCGGCTCCCGCCCCGCCGCTCCCCTTCGCTCCCTCGCCCTCCTGGGGTCCGGAGCCCGTACCCGCGCCTTCGCCCGCCCCCGGTCCGGCCCCCGGCCCTCCCGGTGGCACCCGCCACTGGTCGCCGATCCTGGTCGAGATCCGCCGCAGCGGCGCCGACAGGAACGCGCTGCTGGTCGAGGTGTCCGCGTACCGGCACGGCCACCGGCGGCTGGTCGGCGAGCAGCGGCTGGCCAAGCGGGACGTACGCGCCTGGGTGCTGGACCGTATCGACGACGCCTTCGCCGAACTCGACACGGCGGGGCGCGAGTTGATCGCGTTCGCCCTCCCCAGGGACTGGCTCAACCACCCCGTGGACCAGTGGTCGGCGCGCAAGGGCACCCGCACACCGCTCGGTTGTGTGGCGCCGGTGGTGGTGATGGACCACGACCGCAGGACCAATCCCCGGCTCCAGTTCCGGCTGAAGAAGATGTGGGACGTCCTGGACGGGCGGCGCGAGTCGCGGATCCACCGGATCGCGTGCGCGGATGCCCCGGCGCCCGGCCTGCTCGCCGTCCAACTCCAGGACGTGGCGGGCCCGGTGGCGCTGACCAGGCCGCCGACGGCCCCCGACGACCGCGCGACGCACCGCGCCGTGCTGGACGCGCCGGCCCCGATCGTGCTGTGGCCGCGCACCGGCTGCCCGGGGGGTGGCGGGGAGGCGTGCGGGGACGCGTGCCGCGGCAAGGTCTTCCTGGACTCCCTGGCCGAGCGGCTGTCCCTGCTCGCGCCGGGCGAACTGCCCGAACACGTCTTCACCCTGCGCAAGCACGCGTTCGGCCACGAGGGGCCCGAGCCGCACTGGGCCGCCGACCTGTCCTTCGTCTGGGACGATCCACGGTGGTTCCCCGACGTCCCGCGGCTGACCCGGTCGCCCGTCGACTGA
- a CDS encoding AAA family ATPase: MSSLWPVYTGTDEPHDGIGLLPAPPPWRAFNGGPVVEPPGDDPSPSPDRVHRAQAYRATTESVQLVNAALYLRRPLLVTGPPGSGKSSLAYAVARELRLGPVLRWNITSRTALGDGLYQYDPLSRLYAAGQAPGNGTIEDHLRLGPLGTALLPYERPRVLLIDEIDKSDLDLPNDLLNVMEEGQYEIPELVRAARTRASAEVLMADSDRLVRVERGRVRCRAFPFTVLTSNGERDFPPAFLRRCVTLELKQPAADHLAAIVRAHLGPLDGPARDLVRTFLTRGRNGELATDQLLNAIYLTRTSGLAGESRTELADHLMRYLSRTPEPDEF, translated from the coding sequence ATGTCGTCCCTGTGGCCGGTGTACACCGGAACCGACGAACCGCACGACGGTATCGGGCTGTTGCCCGCGCCGCCGCCCTGGCGTGCCTTCAACGGCGGACCCGTGGTCGAGCCGCCGGGGGACGACCCGTCGCCGTCACCCGACCGGGTGCACCGGGCCCAGGCGTACCGGGCGACCACCGAGAGCGTGCAACTCGTCAACGCGGCGCTGTACTTGCGCCGGCCGCTGCTGGTGACGGGACCGCCGGGGAGCGGCAAGTCCAGCCTGGCGTACGCCGTGGCCCGCGAGTTACGGCTCGGGCCCGTCCTGCGGTGGAACATCACCAGCAGGACGGCACTCGGCGACGGGCTGTACCAGTACGACCCGCTCTCCCGGCTCTACGCCGCGGGCCAGGCCCCGGGGAACGGCACCATCGAGGACCACCTCAGGCTCGGCCCGCTGGGCACGGCGCTCCTCCCGTACGAACGCCCCCGCGTCCTGCTGATCGACGAGATCGACAAGAGCGACCTGGATCTGCCGAACGACCTCCTGAACGTGATGGAGGAGGGGCAGTACGAGATCCCGGAACTGGTCCGCGCCGCCAGGACCCGCGCCTCGGCCGAGGTGCTGATGGCGGACTCCGACCGGCTGGTACGGGTGGAGCGCGGCCGGGTGCGCTGCCGGGCGTTCCCCTTCACCGTCCTCACCAGCAACGGCGAACGGGACTTCCCGCCCGCTTTTCTGCGGCGCTGTGTGACCCTGGAGCTCAAGCAGCCCGCCGCCGACCACCTGGCCGCGATCGTCCGGGCGCATCTGGGCCCTCTCGACGGACCGGCGCGGGATTTGGTACGAACGTTCCTGACGCGGGGCAGGAACGGCGAGCTGGCGACCGACCAACTGCTCAACGCGATCTATCTCACCAGGACTTCCGGACTGGCCGGCGAGTCCAGGACCGAGCTGGCGGACCATCTGATGCGCTATCTGAGCCGGACACCGGAACCCGATGAATTCTGA